One region of Candidatus Saccharibacteria bacterium genomic DNA includes:
- a CDS encoding DUF1727 domain-containing protein, giving the protein MPRKHTIAAGKLFRRIARLRGGGSALPGLLIEKLEPAFLSEALGQLPEGVILVSGTNGKTTTTKMITELLEASGLRVFTNRTGSNFTRGVVSALIEAVNKDGTLPYDIAVLELDEAHAVKFAAQAKPRISVFLNVLRDQLDRFGEIDYTARLLGDVAAETTEMVILNYDDPLIKRLAKNVQPGVKTVFFGAHDNLHHLFLSDEMLGAVNAGKPKAAAKKSTTANQDTDVELCAFKDQLVGFRVGSKVYKSELKVSGFYNYLNAAAAISTVRQVKPRVGVETWLKALTKVEPAFGRGERVMHHGKPLEFVLVKNPAGFRLALASAGTAASTEATMIAINDNFADGRDMSWLWDVDFSSLKDHGVAMISGVRAYDMALRLQYDAVTVGDIEPDTAKAFKAMLSKHGGKPMRIYCTYTAMLKLRRQAEKELRMEKAL; this is encoded by the coding sequence ATGCCTCGTAAACACACTATAGCGGCCGGAAAACTCTTCCGCCGGATCGCGCGGTTGCGCGGCGGCGGCTCTGCCCTCCCCGGCCTGCTGATTGAAAAACTGGAACCTGCCTTCCTCTCTGAAGCCCTCGGACAACTCCCCGAGGGTGTCATTTTAGTATCCGGCACCAACGGCAAGACGACCACGACCAAGATGATCACCGAACTGCTGGAGGCTTCCGGGCTACGCGTCTTCACCAACCGTACCGGCAGCAACTTCACACGCGGCGTGGTGTCGGCCTTGATTGAGGCCGTCAACAAGGATGGCACATTGCCGTACGACATCGCGGTGCTGGAGCTGGATGAGGCGCACGCCGTCAAATTCGCAGCCCAGGCCAAGCCACGCATCAGCGTTTTCTTAAATGTGTTGCGCGACCAGCTGGATCGCTTCGGCGAAATTGATTACACCGCGCGCCTCCTGGGCGACGTCGCCGCCGAAACGACCGAAATGGTGATATTAAATTATGATGATCCTTTAATTAAACGGCTGGCCAAGAACGTACAGCCCGGCGTCAAAACCGTCTTCTTTGGCGCGCATGACAACCTCCACCACCTCTTTTTGAGCGACGAGATGCTGGGCGCCGTCAACGCTGGCAAACCGAAAGCCGCCGCCAAGAAAAGCACCACAGCCAATCAGGACACCGATGTCGAACTCTGCGCCTTCAAAGATCAGCTGGTCGGCTTCCGCGTCGGTAGCAAAGTGTATAAATCTGAGCTGAAGGTCAGTGGTTTTTATAATTATCTGAATGCCGCCGCGGCGATAAGCACCGTACGGCAGGTCAAGCCGCGCGTCGGCGTGGAAACCTGGCTCAAAGCACTGACCAAGGTAGAACCGGCCTTTGGGCGCGGCGAGCGGGTGATGCACCACGGCAAGCCACTGGAGTTTGTGCTGGTGAAGAACCCGGCCGGTTTCCGCCTGGCCCTGGCCTCGGCCGGCACCGCCGCCTCTACCGAAGCCACCATGATCGCCATCAATGACAATTTTGCTGATGGCCGCGACATGTCCTGGCTCTGGGACGTTGACTTTAGCAGCCTCAAGGACCACGGCGTGGCTATGATTAGCGGTGTGCGTGCCTACGACATGGCCCTGCGCCTGCAGTATGATGCCGTCACCGTCGGCGACATTGAACCCGACACCGCCAAAGCGTTTAAAGCAATGCTGAGCAAGCACGGCGGCAAACCGATGCGTATTTATTGTACGTACACCGCCATGCTGAAGCTGCGCCGCCAGGCCGAGAAGGAGCTGCGTATGGAGAAAGCATTATGA
- a CDS encoding glutamine amidotransferase, which yields MSKGTIHILCLYPNEMNIYGDWGNVLTVARRLMWHGYTPKITQLHPGKNVPKNVNIVIGGGGQDSGQMLVEADLQRHAKTLQALADDNVPMLVVCGLYQLFGRFFKTATDEKLRGIGIFNAETHASNKRMIGNIVVNTQFGEIVGYENHSGMTMLDSGQASFGGVSKGAGNNGTDKTEGAVYNNVYGTYMHGSLLPKNPNFADELIKKAVEHAGLEFDPNVIDDLFADKARAIAKRRPR from the coding sequence ATGAGTAAGGGCACCATCCATATTCTGTGTCTCTACCCCAACGAGATGAATATCTACGGCGACTGGGGTAATGTGCTGACGGTAGCCCGCCGGCTGATGTGGCACGGCTACACACCCAAGATCACCCAGTTGCACCCCGGCAAGAACGTTCCCAAAAACGTCAATATTGTGATTGGCGGCGGCGGGCAGGACTCCGGGCAGATGCTGGTGGAGGCCGATCTGCAGCGCCACGCCAAGACGCTTCAGGCCCTGGCGGATGATAACGTTCCAATGCTGGTCGTCTGCGGCCTCTACCAGCTCTTTGGCCGCTTCTTCAAAACCGCCACTGATGAGAAGCTGCGCGGCATCGGCATCTTCAACGCCGAGACACACGCCAGCAACAAGCGCATGATCGGCAACATCGTCGTCAACACGCAGTTCGGCGAGATCGTCGGCTACGAGAACCATAGCGGCATGACCATGCTCGATAGCGGCCAGGCCAGCTTTGGCGGCGTCAGCAAGGGCGCTGGCAATAACGGCACCGATAAGACCGAGGGTGCGGTGTATAACAATGTGTATGGGACGTATATGCATGGGTCGCTATTGCCCAAGAACCCGAATTTTGCCGATGAGCTGATTAAGAAGGCGGTGGAGCATGCCGGGCTGGAGTTTGACCCTAACGTAATAGATGATTTGTTTGCGGATAAGGCGCGGGCGATTGCCAAGCGGCGGCCACGGTAG
- a CDS encoding peroxiredoxin, whose protein sequence is MDTPLQIAPDFTLTDHNGTPVSLGDFAGSWLVLYFYPKDDTPGCTVEACSFRDARDELTALGAKVVGISKDDPSTHDKFKAKYDINFSLLSDTEGKVIEAYSAWGKKMFGREGILRKTFIINPEGRIVKVYGRVTPLNHGEQVVGELQRRKRIVN, encoded by the coding sequence ATGGATACGCCACTGCAAATCGCCCCGGATTTTACACTAACAGACCATAACGGTACGCCCGTCAGCCTGGGTGACTTTGCCGGTTCGTGGCTCGTTTTGTATTTCTATCCCAAAGATGACACACCGGGTTGCACGGTAGAAGCCTGCTCCTTCCGCGACGCCCGGGACGAACTGACGGCACTTGGTGCCAAAGTTGTCGGCATCTCTAAAGACGATCCTAGCACGCATGACAAGTTCAAAGCCAAATACGATATTAACTTTTCATTATTGAGCGATACGGAAGGAAAAGTCATCGAGGCGTATAGCGCGTGGGGTAAGAAGATGTTCGGGCGGGAAGGCATCCTGCGCAAGACGTTCATTATTAATCCGGAGGGGCGGATTGTGAAGGTGTATGGGAGGGTGACGCCACTGAATCATGGGGAGCAGGTAGTAGGGGAGCTACAGCGAAGAAAGCGAATTGTCAATTAA